The following are from one region of the Stenotrophomonas lactitubi genome:
- a CDS encoding thioredoxin-like domain-containing protein: protein MRSSWLPALLLALAWPAAAADLHAQVSASLMRPEPRSLRPVQWSPPPKLIALYFGADWCAPCHAFVPTLRGVRDALREAGADTEVVYVSLDESEAALRRYMQLQDMPWPVLDPRRAKRMPSLQALAGPAPPNLVLIDAQGTVLANGWQGRRYSGLQPVLQEWRKQACAQQQARCPTGGVQLR from the coding sequence ATGCGTTCTAGCTGGCTGCCCGCACTGCTGCTGGCACTGGCATGGCCTGCCGCGGCGGCCGACCTGCACGCGCAGGTCTCCGCGTCGCTGATGCGGCCCGAGCCACGTTCCCTGCGGCCGGTGCAGTGGTCGCCACCGCCGAAGCTGATCGCACTGTACTTCGGTGCCGACTGGTGCGCGCCCTGCCACGCCTTCGTGCCGACCCTGCGCGGCGTGCGCGACGCGCTGCGCGAGGCCGGCGCCGATACCGAAGTGGTGTATGTCAGCCTGGATGAAAGCGAGGCGGCGTTGCGGCGCTACATGCAGCTGCAGGACATGCCGTGGCCGGTGCTGGACCCGCGTCGCGCGAAGCGCATGCCGTCACTGCAGGCATTGGCGGGCCCGGCCCCGCCCAACCTGGTGCTGATCGATGCGCAGGGCACGGTGCTGGCCAATGGCTGGCAGGGGCGGCGCTACAGCGGGCTGCAACCGGTATTGCAGGAATGGCGGAAGCAGGCGTGTGCGCAACAGCAGGCGCGCTGCCCCACTGGCGGCGTTCAACTCCGGTAG
- the mntR gene encoding manganese-binding transcriptional regulator MntR, with translation MGKTDDSTSLKSTPLIEAERQVESFRQVREAHRMELVEDYVELISDLLADGGEARQVDIATRLGVAQPTVAKMLRRLARDGWVVQRPYRGVFLTPEGEALAHASRQRHQTVERFLLALGVDPDTARRDAEGIEHHVSEQTLALFDEFVRKAEGGSAER, from the coding sequence GTGGGCAAGACGGACGATTCGACATCGCTGAAAAGCACCCCCTTGATCGAGGCCGAGCGCCAGGTCGAGAGCTTCCGGCAAGTGCGCGAGGCACACCGGATGGAACTGGTGGAGGACTATGTCGAGCTGATCTCCGACCTGTTGGCCGACGGCGGCGAGGCCCGCCAGGTCGACATCGCTACCCGTCTCGGCGTGGCCCAGCCGACCGTGGCGAAGATGCTGCGCCGGCTGGCCCGTGACGGTTGGGTGGTGCAGCGCCCATACCGCGGCGTGTTCCTGACCCCGGAGGGCGAGGCGTTGGCCCATGCCAGCCGCCAGCGCCACCAGACCGTGGAACGCTTCCTGCTGGCGCTGGGCGTGGACCCGGATACCGCGCGGCGTGATGCCGAAGGCATCGAGCACCACGTCAGTGAACAGACACTGGCTCTGTTCGACGAATTCGTACGCAAGGCCGAGGGCGGTTCCGCCGAACGGTAG
- a CDS encoding Nramp family divalent metal transporter, producing the protein MNTVAPTDSAASTPASLGALNASIAVPDKGHWWFRLLAFLGPGYMVSVGYMDPGNWATDLAGGSRFGYLLLSVILISNLMAVILQALSARLGIATGMDLAQACRARYPKPVNLALWALCEAAIIACDLAEVIGTAIALKLLFDLPLLWGAVITALDTLLVLLLMNRGFRALEAFVIALLLVIFGCFMVQIALAAPPVMQVLGGFIPRAQVVTDPHALYIAIGIIGATVMPHNLYLHSSIVQTRAYPRTDEGRRSALRWAVTDSTVALTLALFINASILILAASVFHANGRFDVEDIEQAHQLLAPMLGVGLASTLFAVALLASGLNSTVTATLAGQIVMEGFLRLRLPPWLRRLITRALAIIPVVVVIMLFGDQGAVKLLVLSQVVLSMQLPFAIIPLVRIVTDKVTMGALVAPRWLGGIAWVIALVIVVLNVKLLVDTFAGG; encoded by the coding sequence ATGAACACCGTCGCACCCACCGATTCTGCCGCCTCCACTCCGGCCAGCCTGGGTGCGCTCAACGCTTCGATTGCCGTACCTGACAAAGGCCATTGGTGGTTCCGGCTGCTGGCCTTCCTTGGCCCGGGCTACATGGTGTCGGTCGGTTACATGGACCCGGGCAACTGGGCCACCGATCTGGCAGGCGGCTCGCGCTTCGGCTACCTGCTGCTGTCGGTCATCCTGATCTCCAACCTGATGGCAGTGATCCTGCAGGCGTTGTCGGCACGGCTGGGCATCGCCACCGGCATGGACCTGGCGCAGGCCTGCCGTGCGCGCTACCCCAAGCCGGTGAACCTGGCGCTGTGGGCGCTGTGCGAAGCGGCGATCATCGCCTGCGACCTGGCCGAAGTGATCGGCACGGCCATTGCCTTGAAACTGTTGTTCGACCTGCCGTTGCTGTGGGGCGCGGTGATCACCGCGCTGGACACGCTGCTGGTGCTGCTGCTGATGAACCGTGGTTTCCGCGCGCTGGAAGCCTTCGTGATCGCGCTGCTGCTGGTGATCTTCGGCTGCTTCATGGTGCAGATCGCGCTGGCCGCGCCGCCGGTGATGCAGGTGCTGGGCGGTTTCATTCCGCGCGCGCAGGTGGTCACGGATCCGCATGCGCTGTACATCGCCATCGGCATCATCGGTGCCACGGTGATGCCGCACAACCTGTACCTGCACTCTTCCATCGTGCAGACCCGTGCCTATCCACGCACCGATGAAGGCCGTCGCAGCGCGCTGCGCTGGGCAGTCACCGACAGCACCGTTGCCCTGACCCTGGCGCTGTTCATCAACGCCAGCATCCTGATCCTGGCGGCGTCGGTGTTCCATGCCAATGGCCGCTTCGATGTGGAAGACATCGAGCAGGCGCACCAGTTGCTGGCGCCGATGCTGGGCGTGGGCCTTGCCTCGACATTGTTCGCCGTGGCGCTGCTTGCTTCCGGCTTGAACTCCACCGTGACGGCGACACTGGCCGGGCAGATCGTGATGGAAGGGTTCCTGCGCCTGCGCCTGCCGCCGTGGCTGCGGCGCTTGATCACCCGCGCGCTGGCCATCATCCCCGTGGTGGTGGTGATCATGCTGTTCGGCGACCAGGGCGCGGTAAAGCTGCTGGTGCTGAGCCAGGTGGTGCTGTCGATGCAGCTGCCGTTCGCGATCATCCCGCTGGTGCGGATCGTCACCGACAAGGTGACGATGGGCGCGCTGGTGGCGCCGCGCTGGCTGGGCGGCATCGCCTGGGTGATCGCGCTGGTGATCGTGGTGCTGAACGTGAAGCTGCTGGTGGATACGTTCGCTGGCGGTTGA
- a CDS encoding thioredoxin family protein — protein MQIIDATTPEQFQQLLADHPRVLVDFHKDQCPGCRMLDMSLQRVASGTAGQGTTLLRVQLEVVGEAFFRELGLRQTPTLSLFLDGDERMRMPGFQSPQQIEAAIAEFL, from the coding sequence ATGCAGATCATCGACGCCACCACGCCTGAGCAGTTCCAGCAGTTGCTGGCCGACCATCCGCGCGTGCTGGTGGACTTCCACAAGGACCAGTGCCCGGGTTGCCGGATGCTGGACATGTCGCTGCAGCGGGTGGCCAGCGGCACTGCAGGGCAGGGCACGACCCTGCTGCGGGTGCAGCTGGAGGTGGTGGGCGAGGCGTTCTTCCGCGAGCTGGGCCTGCGGCAGACCCCCACGCTGTCGCTGTTCCTGGACGGTGACGAGCGCATGCGCATGCCGGGTTTCCAGTCGCCGCAGCAGATCGAAGCGGCAATCGCGGAGTTCCTGTAG
- a CDS encoding flavodoxin: protein MVVASLSGNTRELGRHIAERCRATGHAVHWQDADDPRQCPPLPVDEADLVLLGCWTDNAGRTPSEMKAWVAGIAERGQRPRQVAVFGTGETQWGQEYYCGAVHRLIRYFHSGYPPLEIEQMPHGRRHATAINSWTDAVLDHYWSTTDADHRRHHA, encoded by the coding sequence ATCGTGGTGGCGTCGCTCAGTGGCAACACCCGCGAGCTCGGCCGCCACATCGCCGAGCGTTGCCGGGCCACAGGCCACGCCGTGCACTGGCAGGACGCCGACGACCCGCGCCAGTGCCCGCCGCTGCCGGTGGACGAGGCCGACCTGGTGCTGCTGGGTTGCTGGACCGACAACGCCGGGCGCACGCCGTCGGAGATGAAGGCGTGGGTAGCAGGTATCGCCGAACGCGGCCAGCGACCGCGCCAGGTGGCGGTGTTCGGTACGGGCGAAACGCAGTGGGGGCAGGAGTACTACTGCGGTGCGGTGCACCGGCTGATCCGCTATTTCCACAGCGGCTATCCGCCGCTGGAGATCGAACAGATGCCACATGGCCGTCGGCATGCCACGGCCATCAACAGCTGGACCGACGCGGTCCTGGATCATTACTGGAGTACCACCGATGCAGATCATCGACGCCACCACGCCTGA
- a CDS encoding ribonucleotide-diphosphate reductase subunit beta, producing the protein MATPLDRIKILEPRHPNRSTGIINGRTSGILNWNDIPYPSFYRAYKELSTNFWIPDEVDMKVDARQYGELNAREKNAYDSIIGLLATLDSPQTRFIYNVAEYITDPAAHANAAIIGQQEVIHNESYSYVLASITDLPNQNRIFEIARTHPTIIKRNAPIMGAYDDFMREKTAETLLKSLIQSSILEGINFYSGFAYFYNMVRQNRMNGTGKIISFINRDELAHTKFISELIRAIIGENPELQTNELTAYVHQSFEHAIELETQWSAEVLDGIDGIDVDEMVRYVKYRANKMAGMLGIERLYSDTTDNVMPWIKAYADNFTETKTDFFEMRNASYKKTNVDNGFDDL; encoded by the coding sequence ATGGCAACCCCCCTCGACCGCATCAAGATCCTCGAACCGCGCCACCCCAACCGCAGCACCGGCATCATCAACGGCCGCACCAGCGGCATCCTGAACTGGAACGACATTCCCTACCCGTCGTTCTATCGCGCCTACAAGGAGCTGTCGACCAACTTCTGGATCCCCGACGAGGTGGACATGAAGGTGGATGCACGCCAGTACGGCGAGCTCAATGCGCGCGAGAAGAATGCCTACGATTCCATCATCGGCCTGCTGGCCACGCTGGATTCGCCGCAGACGCGCTTCATCTACAACGTCGCCGAATACATCACCGACCCAGCCGCGCACGCCAACGCGGCGATCATCGGTCAGCAGGAAGTGATCCACAACGAGAGCTACAGCTACGTGCTGGCCTCGATCACCGATCTTCCCAACCAGAACCGCATCTTCGAGATCGCCCGCACCCACCCGACCATCATCAAGCGCAACGCGCCGATCATGGGGGCGTATGACGATTTCATGCGCGAGAAGACCGCCGAAACCCTGCTGAAGTCGCTGATCCAGTCCTCGATCCTGGAAGGCATCAACTTCTATTCCGGTTTCGCGTACTTCTACAACATGGTGCGGCAGAACCGCATGAACGGCACCGGCAAGATCATCAGCTTCATCAACCGTGACGAACTGGCCCACACCAAGTTCATCAGCGAGCTGATCCGCGCCATCATCGGCGAGAACCCGGAGCTGCAGACCAACGAGCTGACCGCCTACGTGCACCAGTCGTTCGAACATGCCATCGAACTGGAAACCCAATGGTCGGCGGAGGTGCTGGACGGCATCGACGGTATCGACGTGGATGAGATGGTGCGCTACGTGAAGTACCGCGCCAACAAGATGGCCGGCATGCTCGGCATCGAGCGCCTGTACAGCGACACCACCGACAACGTGATGCCGTGGATCAAGGCCTACGCCGACAACTTCACCGAGACCAAGACCGACTTCTTCGAGATGCGCAATGCAAGCTACAAGAAGACCAACGTCGACAACGGCTTCGACGACCTCTGA
- a CDS encoding ribonucleoside-diphosphate reductase subunit alpha, which translates to MRASGERVPTWITKEAGNRRLPYDAARLLRSIDTIHAELPQLDVADYRRVVLAMVERKPSISADDLVDLLIREAESRVDLVAPEWEQFAARLYLRRLYKRASRNRFYDVSLKYGSYVGLQESLADRGIYSNDILRCYSKEELQQAGEMIDPERDRLFAYNGLYLLATRYLATDRSREVYELPQERWLTIALYLMQNEGGPGENGRVRRMQLVGEAYWALSNLYMTVATPTLANAGKVGGQLSSCFIDTVDDSLQGIYDSNTDIARVSKHGGGVGAYLGYVRSSGAPIRGVPNSSGGVVPWIKQLNNTAVSVDQLGQRKGAVAVYLDIWHRDIEAFMDLRLNNGDQRLRAHDVFTAICVPDLFMEAVERRADWYLFDPHEVKQAKGWYLQDFYDEKRGQGSFRDRYAELVADERISRRTVKAIDLFKRIMLSQLETGNPFLFYRDEVNRKNPNKHAGMVYSSNLCTEILQNMSPTRMIQEIVSGDQIVTTRRAGDFVVCNLSSINLGRAITAPEDLLATDVLERLIPIQVRMLDNVIDLNALPVPQATITNRKYRAIGLGTFGWHHLLAQQAIHWESPEAEELSDRLFERINFLTIQASAQLAKEKGSYPMFAGSDWHNGNYFRDRDYSGAAWESLAREVASSGLRNGWLLAVAPNMSTAQIAGSTASIDPIYSAFYYEEKKDFRRPVAAPGLSLDTWPYYEKGAYKVDQFASVRQNARRQRHVDQSISFNLYVPSTIRASTLLELHLSAWREGLKTTYYVRSNDIDISECEWCSS; encoded by the coding sequence ATGCGCGCCAGCGGCGAGCGCGTGCCGACCTGGATCACCAAGGAAGCCGGCAATCGTCGCCTGCCATACGATGCGGCACGCCTGCTGCGCAGCATCGACACGATCCATGCCGAGCTGCCACAGCTGGATGTGGCCGACTACCGCCGCGTGGTGCTGGCGATGGTCGAGCGCAAGCCCAGCATCAGCGCCGATGATCTGGTGGATCTGCTGATCCGCGAAGCGGAATCGCGCGTCGATCTTGTCGCGCCCGAGTGGGAACAGTTTGCCGCACGCCTGTACCTGCGCCGGCTGTACAAGCGTGCCAGCCGCAATCGCTTCTACGATGTCAGCCTGAAATACGGCTCCTACGTGGGCCTGCAGGAAAGCCTGGCCGACCGCGGCATCTACAGCAACGACATCCTGCGCTGCTATTCGAAGGAAGAACTGCAGCAGGCCGGCGAGATGATCGACCCCGAGCGCGATCGTCTGTTCGCCTACAACGGCCTGTACCTGCTGGCCACGCGCTATCTGGCCACCGATCGCAGCCGCGAGGTGTATGAACTGCCGCAGGAACGCTGGCTGACCATCGCCCTGTACCTGATGCAGAACGAGGGCGGGCCGGGTGAGAACGGCCGCGTGCGGCGCATGCAGCTGGTGGGCGAGGCTTACTGGGCACTGTCCAACCTGTACATGACGGTGGCCACGCCGACCCTGGCCAACGCCGGCAAGGTCGGCGGCCAGCTGTCGAGCTGCTTCATCGATACCGTCGATGACAGCCTGCAGGGCATCTATGACTCCAACACCGATATTGCCCGCGTGTCCAAGCACGGCGGCGGTGTGGGTGCGTACCTGGGGTACGTGCGCAGCAGTGGTGCGCCGATCCGCGGCGTGCCCAACTCGTCCGGCGGCGTCGTGCCGTGGATCAAGCAGCTCAACAACACCGCGGTGTCGGTCGACCAGCTCGGCCAGCGCAAGGGCGCGGTGGCGGTGTACCTGGACATCTGGCATCGCGACATCGAAGCCTTCATGGACCTGCGCCTGAACAACGGCGACCAGCGCCTGCGCGCGCACGATGTGTTCACCGCGATCTGCGTGCCCGATCTGTTCATGGAGGCCGTCGAGCGCCGTGCCGACTGGTACCTGTTCGATCCGCACGAGGTGAAGCAGGCCAAGGGCTGGTACCTGCAGGACTTCTACGACGAGAAGCGCGGGCAGGGCAGCTTCCGCGACCGCTACGCCGAACTGGTGGCAGACGAACGCATCAGCCGCCGCACGGTGAAGGCGATCGACCTGTTCAAGCGGATCATGCTCAGCCAGCTGGAAACCGGTAACCCGTTCCTGTTCTACCGCGACGAAGTGAACCGGAAGAACCCGAACAAGCACGCGGGCATGGTCTATTCCAGCAACCTGTGCACCGAGATCCTGCAGAACATGAGCCCGACGCGGATGATCCAGGAGATCGTCAGCGGCGACCAGATCGTCACCACCCGTCGTGCCGGTGACTTCGTGGTCTGCAACCTGTCATCGATCAACCTCGGCCGTGCCATCACCGCCCCCGAGGATCTGCTGGCCACGGATGTGCTGGAGCGGTTGATTCCGATCCAGGTGCGCATGCTCGACAACGTGATCGATCTCAATGCGCTGCCGGTGCCGCAGGCCACCATCACCAACCGCAAGTACCGCGCCATCGGCCTGGGCACGTTCGGCTGGCACCACCTGCTGGCACAGCAGGCGATCCACTGGGAATCGCCCGAGGCCGAGGAACTGTCCGATCGCCTGTTCGAACGCATCAACTTCCTGACCATCCAGGCCAGCGCGCAGCTGGCCAAGGAGAAGGGCAGCTACCCGATGTTCGCCGGCAGCGACTGGCACAACGGCAACTATTTCCGTGACCGCGATTACAGCGGCGCTGCCTGGGAAAGTCTTGCGCGCGAGGTGGCGAGCAGCGGCCTGCGCAACGGCTGGCTGCTGGCAGTGGCACCGAACATGAGCACCGCACAGATCGCGGGTTCCACCGCGTCGATCGATCCGATCTACAGCGCGTTCTACTACGAGGAAAAGAAGGACTTCCGGCGGCCGGTGGCTGCACCCGGGCTGTCGCTGGATACCTGGCCGTACTACGAGAAGGGCGCCTACAAGGTCGACCAGTTCGCCAGTGTGCGGCAGAACGCGCGCCGCCAGCGCCATGTGGACCAGTCGATCAGCTTCAACCTCTACGTGCCGAGCACGATCCGCGCCAGCACGCTGCTGGAGCTGCACCTGAGTGCCTGGCGGGAAGGGCTGAAGACCACCTACTACGTGCGCTCCAACGACATCGACATCAGCGAATGCGAGTGGTGCTCGAGCTGA
- a CDS encoding zinc-binding dehydrogenase yields MRAAQYSSFGDPADVLAVADAALPEPGPGEVRIRTVLASIHNHDLLTVRGLYGYKPTLPAIGGSEALGVVDALGEGVDGLQIGQRVAAASVHGTWAEAFIAPARMVIPMPESIPDEMAAQLIAMPLSALMLLEFLRVEPGQWVVQNTANGAVGKSLAMLAKARGVHVANLVRNAEAVAQLQALGIDHVFDTSVDGWKDRVREATGEAQAAAAVDSIGGDASGDLVDLLGHHGTLVSFGVMSGEPMRIPAGGLIYKEATVKGFWGSKVSQAMAVEDKRRLVGELLKRAAGGELTLPVERIFALDDIAQAAKAGAGSGRNGKVLLRP; encoded by the coding sequence ATGCGCGCTGCCCAGTACTCCTCCTTCGGCGACCCGGCCGACGTCCTTGCCGTTGCCGACGCCGCACTGCCCGAACCCGGCCCCGGCGAGGTGCGCATCCGCACCGTGCTCGCCTCGATCCACAACCACGACCTGCTGACCGTGCGTGGCCTGTACGGCTACAAGCCGACGTTGCCGGCCATCGGTGGCAGCGAAGCACTGGGCGTGGTCGATGCGCTCGGCGAGGGCGTCGATGGCCTGCAGATCGGCCAGCGTGTTGCCGCTGCCTCGGTGCACGGCACCTGGGCCGAAGCGTTCATCGCGCCGGCGCGGATGGTGATCCCGATGCCGGAGTCGATCCCCGACGAAATGGCCGCACAGCTGATCGCGATGCCGCTGAGCGCGCTGATGCTGCTGGAGTTCCTGCGCGTCGAGCCGGGCCAGTGGGTCGTGCAGAACACCGCCAACGGTGCCGTCGGCAAGTCGCTGGCGATGCTGGCAAAGGCGCGCGGCGTGCACGTGGCCAACCTGGTGCGCAACGCGGAAGCGGTGGCGCAGCTGCAGGCGCTCGGCATCGATCACGTGTTCGATACCTCGGTGGACGGCTGGAAGGACCGCGTGCGCGAAGCCACCGGCGAAGCACAGGCCGCGGCTGCGGTCGATTCCATCGGTGGCGATGCCAGCGGCGACCTGGTCGACCTGCTCGGTCACCACGGCACCCTGGTCTCGTTCGGCGTGATGAGCGGCGAGCCGATGCGCATTCCCGCCGGTGGCCTGATCTACAAGGAAGCCACGGTGAAGGGCTTCTGGGGCAGCAAGGTCAGCCAGGCGATGGCGGTGGAAGACAAGCGCAGGCTGGTTGGCGAGCTGCTGAAGCGCGCGGCCGGCGGTGAACTGACCTTGCCGGTGGAGCGGATCTTCGCCCTGGACGACATCGCCCAGGCCGCAAAGGCCGGTGCTGGCTCGGGTCGCAATGGCAAGGTGCTGCTGCGCCCTTGA
- a CDS encoding TonB-dependent receptor has product MYRTTLLSSAVALALVAGTAGAAETADTGKDSTTLGTVLVTGSNIKRSDTAGPNPVQIVTREQILQTGRSTLTDVLRNLSANAGNSFDEQYTGSFAAGSASIGLRGLSPKNTLVLVNGYRVANFGFALNTQDTFVDLNALPISAVERIEVLKDGASAVYGSDAIAGVINIILRRDFQGVEVGGGFGTATHGGLNERKANLLAGFGDLEQQGWNVLFGLDLLKRDRLDADQRAYTRDGDFRDKPGGRLAGWSTAGGNWLSNPRAPQPFSPCPDGSELRPYSDFGSTLPGQACAFNAQPFKTLQPGAERLQASLSATYRFNDSIEAFADVLYSHNKADQIFSAPLTVGPGLRAYNPATGTLTDIAAVLPVGHPNNPGSAPLPFEYTFFDLGPRLKDNTQVFYRALAGVRGTGERWDWEVAALTSQSAQREYVDNFVDRYAFQQILRDGSYNFLDPSSTPGALDDLRLQTKRPGWYKLHSLNIKASTSLWELPAGAIGFAWGAEFRKESLDARTSAQVLSGTELRPAINIVDGERQVSAAYAEFSVPLHRTLELQVAGRGDHYDDFGKAFSPKFALRWQPLDSLLLRGSFSRGFRAPSLPEIAPGQTISYGSVVDPFDPLQPGGSRGVTNLRTGNPDLKAERSRNLNVGAVWSPDADSSIGLDWYRIEQDNLVKPDSAQFIVNNPDLFPGRVQRDAQGRIQIITNQYANQGELTTSGIDLEANRTFRTDGWGNFTVAGSWTHLLSFKQPLVAGQAPYDGAGNNRHGALPRTRGTTSLNWAVGDWSSTLSLQYVSGYDQRVATATSNPGLRDKVKPYHQLDLYVAYEGIPKTTLSLSVLNLTDKDPPFDPAGGSSGFDISQYNLRGQFVSLGARYRF; this is encoded by the coding sequence ATGTATCGCACCACCCTGCTTTCCAGCGCGGTCGCGCTGGCCCTCGTCGCCGGCACTGCCGGCGCCGCTGAAACCGCCGATACCGGCAAGGACAGCACCACCCTCGGCACCGTGCTGGTGACCGGCTCGAACATCAAGCGCAGCGACACCGCCGGCCCCAATCCGGTGCAGATCGTCACCCGCGAGCAGATCCTGCAGACCGGCCGCTCCACCCTTACCGACGTGCTGCGCAACCTGTCGGCCAACGCCGGCAACAGCTTCGACGAACAGTACACCGGCAGCTTCGCTGCGGGCTCGGCGTCGATCGGCCTGCGCGGCCTGTCACCGAAGAACACGCTGGTGCTGGTCAACGGCTACCGCGTGGCCAACTTCGGCTTCGCGCTCAACACCCAGGACACCTTCGTCGACCTCAACGCGCTGCCGATCAGCGCGGTCGAGCGCATCGAAGTGCTGAAGGATGGCGCCTCGGCGGTGTACGGCTCGGACGCCATCGCCGGCGTCATCAACATCATCCTGCGCCGTGATTTCCAGGGCGTGGAAGTCGGCGGTGGCTTCGGCACCGCCACCCACGGCGGTTTGAACGAGCGCAAGGCCAACCTGCTGGCCGGCTTCGGTGACCTCGAGCAGCAGGGCTGGAACGTGCTGTTCGGGCTGGACCTGCTCAAGCGCGACCGCCTCGATGCTGACCAGCGCGCGTACACCCGCGACGGCGATTTCCGCGACAAGCCCGGTGGCCGCCTCGCCGGCTGGTCCACGGCCGGTGGCAACTGGCTGTCCAATCCACGTGCGCCGCAGCCGTTCTCGCCCTGCCCCGATGGCAGCGAGCTGCGTCCCTACAGTGACTTCGGCAGCACCCTGCCCGGCCAGGCCTGCGCCTTCAACGCGCAGCCATTCAAGACCCTGCAGCCCGGCGCCGAGCGCCTGCAGGCGTCGTTGAGCGCGACCTACCGCTTCAACGACAGCATCGAAGCCTTCGCTGATGTGCTGTACAGCCACAACAAGGCCGACCAGATCTTCAGCGCGCCGCTGACGGTCGGCCCTGGCCTGCGTGCCTACAATCCCGCCACCGGCACGTTGACCGATATCGCCGCCGTGCTGCCGGTCGGCCATCCGAACAATCCGGGCAGCGCGCCGCTGCCGTTCGAATACACCTTCTTCGATCTCGGCCCGCGCCTGAAGGACAACACCCAGGTGTTCTACCGCGCCCTGGCCGGCGTGCGTGGCACCGGTGAACGCTGGGACTGGGAAGTGGCCGCACTGACCTCGCAGAGCGCGCAGCGCGAGTACGTGGACAACTTCGTGGACCGCTACGCCTTCCAGCAGATCCTGCGCGATGGCAGCTACAACTTCCTCGATCCGTCCAGCACGCCGGGCGCACTGGACGACCTGCGCCTGCAGACCAAGCGTCCGGGCTGGTACAAGCTGCATTCGCTCAACATCAAGGCATCGACCTCGTTGTGGGAACTGCCGGCCGGTGCGATCGGCTTCGCCTGGGGCGCGGAATTCCGCAAGGAATCGCTGGACGCGCGCACCAGTGCGCAGGTGCTGTCCGGTACCGAGCTGCGCCCGGCGATCAACATCGTCGACGGCGAACGCCAGGTCAGTGCCGCCTATGCCGAGTTCAGCGTGCCGCTGCACCGCACGCTGGAGCTGCAGGTGGCCGGTCGCGGTGACCACTACGATGACTTCGGCAAGGCGTTCTCGCCGAAGTTCGCGCTGCGCTGGCAGCCGCTGGACAGCCTGCTGCTGCGCGGCTCGTTCTCGCGTGGCTTCCGAGCACCTTCACTGCCGGAGATCGCACCGGGGCAGACCATCAGCTACGGCTCGGTGGTCGATCCGTTCGATCCGCTGCAGCCCGGTGGCAGCCGTGGCGTGACCAACCTGCGCACCGGCAATCCGGACCTGAAAGCCGAACGCTCGCGCAACCTCAATGTCGGCGCGGTGTGGTCACCGGATGCCGATTCCAGCATCGGCCTGGACTGGTACCGCATCGAGCAGGACAACCTGGTCAAGCCGGACAGCGCGCAGTTCATCGTCAACAACCCGGACCTGTTCCCCGGCCGCGTGCAGCGCGATGCACAGGGCCGCATCCAGATCATCACCAACCAGTACGCGAACCAGGGCGAGCTGACCACCTCGGGCATCGACCTGGAAGCGAACCGTACTTTCCGCACCGATGGCTGGGGCAACTTCACCGTGGCTGGCAGCTGGACCCACCTGCTCAGCTTCAAGCAGCCGCTGGTGGCTGGACAGGCGCCCTATGACGGCGCCGGCAACAACCGCCATGGCGCGCTGCCACGCACGCGCGGCACCACGTCGTTGAACTGGGCGGTGGGTGACTGGAGCAGCACGCTGAGCCTGCAGTACGTGAGCGGCTATGACCAGCGCGTGGCCACCGCCACCAGCAA